In Podospora pseudopauciseta strain CBS 411.78 chromosome 3, whole genome shotgun sequence, one genomic interval encodes:
- a CDS encoding hypothetical protein (CAZy:GT1; EggNog:ENOG503NUBC; COG:H): protein MPVCASNRAVCAQRGHLLCRCNAVGYTADPRASSVHVTTQFEAFVSATDRVGCKIATSSNPEGLSWRLSLVAFFRSLLLEVDPLPVQGVYLGICRDNPMDINPLCCRLRVQSTSSHLAIHSLLSTQTRYILLDQTTNMGDARDLTSPSGHPPLTSPEKPVLLFMTLNASGHTAGAAQIAKHLHFNRGYKDIYFITGPRFQTLIESTGAKYIKNPFEYDVPKVQEGSTEGEAFFEGMKAVFGESIVPSYHVLRKTLEDIRVAHPEPRKILFVHEALSQGLLPYQYGCPLPKGYTSLPKTINWHTSIYTSSDPDFPPFGLGLKYDPTPENKAVWKTMHAGGKTMWKPLIEHYDQKLQELGSTKRFTDLPLDVAMTGGDVTVMATTASLEYPNVTKDPKKFRLVGGLPVRALDKNLVYPPWWEELTLNSALSDSDPAKKKVVFVTQGTIHRAYHELMIPVIQAMADREDVLVVATLGEKGEPNPLPEEETPRNVRMVDYFPYEAILPHTDVFVSNAGYGGFMHGIMNGVPMVLAGLIADKGDVCQRAARAGVAVDLGVSNPSVEQVKEGIDTVLGDEKYRQRVKEIEEENVKADSLGQIESIIEELLSHE, encoded by the coding sequence ATGCCCGTGTGCGCATCCAACAGGGCTGTATGTGCCCAGCGTGGTCACCTCCTTTGTCGTTGCAATGCTGTGGGATATACCGCTGATCCCAGAGCTAGCTCGGTCCACGTTACAACACAGTTTGAAGCGTTTGTCAGCGCAACGGATCGTGTTGGTTGCAAGATTGCAACGTCGAGCAACCCGGAGGGTCTTTCCTGGCGGCTCTCATTGGTAGCCTTTTTCCGATCACTGTTGTTGGAAGTTGATCCCCTGCCTGTTCAGGGTGTATATCTGGGGATATGTAGAGATAACCCAATGGATATAAATCCTCTTTGCTGTCGCCTCCGGGTTCAATCCACTTCTTCCCACCTCGCCATTCACTCCCTGCTCTCAACTCAAACACGCTACATCTTGCTTGATCAAACCACCAACATGGGAGACGCCCGAGATCTCACCAGCCCCAGCGgccacccccctctcaccTCCCCTGAGAAGCCCGTCCTTCTCTTCATGACCCTAAACGCCTCAGGCCATACCGCCGGCGCGGCCCAGATAGCAAAGCACCTCCACTTTAACCGTGGCTACAAAGACATCTACTTCATCACCGGGCCCCGCTTCCAAACCCTCATCGAGAGTACCGGCGCAAAATACATCAAAAACCCCTTCGAGTACGACGTCCCCAAAGTCCAAGAAGGCTCCACCGAAGGCGAGGCCTTTTTCGAAGGAATGAAAGCCGTGTTTGGGGAGTCCATCGTCCCGTCGTATCACGTTCTGAGGAAGACACTCGAGGACATCCGCGTCGCTCATCCTGAGCCACGGAAGATTCTGTTCGTCCACGAGGCGTTGTCTCAGGGTTTGCTGCCGTATCAATACGGCTGCCCCTTACCCAAGGGttacacctccctccccaagaCCATAAACTGGCACACGAGCATCTACACCAGCTCCGACCCCGATTTTCCTCCCTTTGGTCTTGGTCTGAAGTACGACCCCACCCCTGAAAACAAGGCAGTCTGGAAGACCATGCACGCAGGAGGCAAGACAATGTGGAAGCCACTGATTGAGCACTACGATCAAAAACTCCAAGAGCTGGGGTCCACCAAAAGGTTCACCGACCTGCCGCTTGATGTGGCCATGACCGGCGGGGACGTCACCGTCatggccaccaccgcctcgcTCGAATACCCAAACGTGACCAAGGACCCCAAAAAATTCCGTCTTGTCGGTGGGTTGCCCGTCAGGGCGCTGGACAAGAACCTCGTATACCCTCCTTGGTGGGAGGAACTCACGCTCAACAGCGCCCTTTCCGACTCCGACCCGGCAAAGAAAAAGGTCGTCTTCGTTACCCAGGGTACCATCCACCGCGCCTACCACGAGCTGATGATCCCGGTCATTCAGGCAATGGCTGACAGGGAGGATGTCTTGGTGGTTGCTACCctgggagaaaagggggagcCGAATCCCCTACCAGAAGAGGAAACACCCAGGAATGTCAGAATGGTGGATTACTTCCCTTATGAGGCCATCCTTCCCCATACAGATGTCTTTGTCTCCAACGCTGGTTACGGCGGGTTCATGCACGGAATCATGAACGGGGTGCCGATGGTGCTGGCGGGGTTGATCGCCGACAAGGGGGACGTTTGCCAgcgggcggcgagggcgggggtggcggtTGATTTGGGGGTGTCCAACCCGTCGGTGGAGCAAGTCAAGGAGGGTATTGACACGGTGTTGGGGGATGAAAAGTATAGACAGAGAGTGAAGGAGATTGAAGAGGAGAACGTCAAGGCGGATTCCCTGGGGCAGATTGAAAGTATTATTGAGGAGCTGCTGAGCCATGAGTAA
- a CDS encoding hypothetical protein (EggNog:ENOG503PBE5), whose protein sequence is MHAGHTLAIAMWAMTALSLGLVGLRLYTRIRIVRFVGIEDHMYAWTGIFMLVFATCIQVAVHFGLGRSFWTLSPDESSRAIFWTYVANSFAISGNALAKLCMGFFLLRVVQLKWQKLALWFLIVVTVGTSVTLVVMLWNQTTPRKASWDVLRTPGEWNIQIQPMSVGLGGWSSACDFFFAIFPWLFIMSLKMPRREKFLLASGMSLGVM, encoded by the exons ATGCACGCGGGACACACTCTGGCCATTGCCATGTGGGCCATGACGGCGCTGTCTCTTGGACTCGTCGGCCTACGTCTGTACACCCGCATACGAATCGTTCGCTTTGTCGGCATCGAGGACCACATGTACGCATGGACCGGAATATTCATGCTGGTGTTTGCTACGTGTATTCAAGTCGCTGTTCATTTTGGGTTGGGACGCAGCTTCTGGACTCTTTCTCCGGACGAGTCATCGAGGGCCATCTTCTGGACCTATGTTGCCAACAGCTTCGCCATCTCGGGAAACGCACTCGCCAAGCTCTGCATGGGATTTTTCTTATTACGGGTTGTGCAGCTGAAGTGGCAGAAACTTGCGCTCTGGTTTCTGATTGTTGTTACTGTCGGCACATCGGTAAcactggtggtgatgctgtggAACCAGACGACGCCAAGGAAGGCAAGTTGGGATGTGCTGAGGACGCCTGGAGAGTGGAATATCCAGATTCAACCCATGAgtgttgggttgggag GTTGGTCAAGCGCCTGTGATTTCTTCTTCGCCATCTTCCCTTGGCTCTTCATCATGTCCTTGAAGATGCCGCGTCGGGAAAAGTTCCTTTTGGCCAGTGGCATGAGCCTGGGTGTGATGTAA
- a CDS encoding hypothetical protein (COG:G; EggNog:ENOG503NU7U): protein MDTKSSPLNHHHVDHAESPSKTPSDPEKPPPPNDDIQHFRSQSPEWHASFERTLVRKIDLRLLPCLILMYLLNFLDRANLAQARQGTLEADLGMSGTDFNFATSIFFVSYLVFQLPSNLLITRVRPSIYLTGAMCLWGAVSACSGATKSFAQLVVVRILLGFVEAPFFPGAVFLMSSWYTRAELTRRMSYFYSGNALANMFGGLIGAAVLGKMEGAQGIAGWRWLFIIEGVITIAVALIAMWVLPDYPSTTRWLSPQEREYASWRLLADINESDDQRARTVWQGTKLALLDYRLYLFVLLQHLSLLSQTFQYFFPSIVGTLGYGKIETLWLTAPVWFATFLISVCVTWTSARTKDRSLHIFGLMLVSAVGNAIATGTTVTGARFFAMFLMPMGAVSAYQIILSWIANSFPRPMVKRGAAVAIANMVGNTASIYGSYMYPQTAAPQYTPGGSANSAICLLVGLLAIVLRYLHKWENTKLEKAERQRAENAETGVVSDSSVGDVRADGFRYVY, encoded by the exons ATGGACACCAAATCATCACCCCTTAACCATCATCATGTCGACCATGCAGAATCCCCAAGCAAAACCCCCAGCGACCCCGAgaaaccaccgccgcccaacGACGACATCCAACACTTCCGTTCTCAATCCCCAGAATGGCACGCCTCCTTCGAACGAACCCTCGTTCGCAAAATcgacctccgcctcctcccctgccTAATCCTCATGTAcctcctcaacttcctcgaccgcgccaacctcgcccaaGCCCGCCAGGGAACCTTGGAGGCAGACCTCGGCATGTCAGGCACCGACTTCAACTTCGCCACgtccatcttcttcgtctcctACCTCGTCTTCCAGCTGCCGTCGAACCTCCTCATAACAAGAGTCAGGCCGAGCATTTACCTGACGGGGGCTATGTGCCTCTGGGGGGCCGTCTCTGCCTGCAGCGGTGCGACCAAGAGCTTTGcgcagctggtggtggtgagaattTTGCTGGGTTTTGTCGAGGCGCCGTTTTTCCCGGGGGCCGTGTTCTTGATGAGCAGTTGGTATACAAGGGCTGAattgacgaggaggatgtcgtACTTTTACTCAGGGAATGCGTTGGCGAACATGTTTGGGGGGCTGATAGGAGCAGCTGTTTTGGGAAAGATGGAGGGTGCTCAGGGGATTGCtgggtggaggtggttgtttaTTATC GAGGGTGTAATTACCATCGCGGTTGCTCTGATAGCCATGTGGGTGTTGCCCGACTACCCAAGCACGACGCGCTGGTTGAGTCCACAAGAACGAGAGTACGCTTCATGGAGACTTCTGGCCGACATCAACGAGTCCGACGACCAAAGGGCCAGGACGGTCTGGCAAGGCACCAAGCTCGCATTACTAGACTACCGGCTCTATCTGTTTGTCCTGCTGCAGCATCTCAGCTTGCTGTCGCAGACATTCCAGTATTTCTTCCCCAGCATTGTTGGAACACTAGGCTACGGAAAGATCGAAACGCTTTGGCTGACGGCCCCTGTCTGGTTCGCCACATTTTTGATTTCGGTATGCGTTACCTGGACGTCGGCTCGGACAAAGGATCGATCCCTCCACATTTTTGGTCTGATGCTGGTGTCAGCGGTGGGCAACGCGATTGCTACTGGTACAACAGTCACCGGGGCAAGGTTCTTTGCCATGTTTCTGATGCCCATGGGGGCCGTTTCTGCTT ATCAAATCATCCTGTCATGGATTGCCAACTCGTTCCCCCGTCCCATGGTCAAGCGCGGCGCAGCGGTGGCCATCGCCAACATGGTGGGCAATACGGCTAGTATCTACGGCTCGTACATGTACCCTCAAACGGCGGCACCGCAATACACCCCCGGAGGGAGCGCGAACTCGGCTATTTGTTTGCTTGTTGGTCTGTTGGCGATTGTGTTACGGTATCTCCACAAGTGGGAGAACACAAAGCTTGAAAAGGCTGAAAGACAGAGGGCAGAGAATGCCGAAACGGGTGTTGTGTCGGATTCCTCTGTGGGGGATGTCAGGGCTGATGGGTTCAGGTATGTTTACTAA
- a CDS encoding hypothetical protein (COG:G; EggNog:ENOG503NXUF) — protein MADVEKEVAQQSLQERTATSKDGTSSEELEFDYTEEEEAIVRRKIDWHTVPLVTLLYMLCFLDRINIGNARIQGLSRDLDMVEGVKFNWALSIFYIIYLLVEVPSNILLKAIGARFYLPLLVCGFGLVSLCTAFVKDFAGLMVARAFLGIFEGGAMPGMAFFLSCFYKRNELLFRIGIYVSAASIAGAFGGLLAAALSQIPSWGAAGAEIHTWRNIFFFEGLITVIIGLLAPIWMPTDPSTAYFLNERERKIAAERLLREHRSDPARKVTWADVKAAVFCIHNYTCALAFFLINITVQGLSVFLPTILNDLGWTNTQAQLYSVPPYVCACVVAIAVAWLSDKSGQRGVWLGSFACLAVVGFAILRWVENTNVRYMAVFFVTIGAFPGGPGFLSWAMNNSAGPSVRAVTSAYVVTLGTIGGIVATWTYIFYDGPKYHTGHTINLVGQIVTACCALFGVLYCARENRVRAAGKRDHRLEGLTEEEAEELGSRHPRFRYWT, from the exons ATGGCCGACGTGGAAAAGGAAGTCG CCCAGCAGTCGTTGCAGGAGCGCACGGCAACCTCCAAGGATGGCACCTCTTCCGAGGAGCTCGAGTTCGACTAcactgaggaggaggaggccatcgtCCGCCGCAAGATCGACTGGCACACGGTGCCTCTGGTGACGCTCCTCTACATGCTGTGCTTCCTCGACCGCATCAACATCGGCAATGCGCGTATCCAAGGATTGTCCAGGGACCTCGACATGGTGGAAGGCGTCAAGTTCAACTGggccctctccatcttctaCATCATCTACCTGCTCGTCGAGGTGCCcagcaacatcctcctcaaggCCATCGGAGCGCGTTTCTACCTCCCACTTCTCGTCTGCGGCTTCGGCCTCGTCTCGTTGTGCACCGCATTCGTCAAGGATTTCGCTGGCCTCATGGTCGCCCGTGCGTTCCTGGGTATCTTTGAGGGTGGTGCCATGCCTGGTATGGCCTTCTTCCTGAGCTGCTTCTACAAGCGCAACGAGCTCCTGTTCCGCATCGGTATTTACGTCTCGGCTGCTTCCATCGCCGGTGCTTTTGGTGGTCTCCTGGCCGCCGCCTTGTCCCAGATCCCCTCGTGGGGAGCCGCGGGCGCCGAGATCCACACGTGGCGcaacatcttcttctttgagGGTCTCATCACCGTCATCATTGGTCTTTTGGCGCCCATTTGGATGCCTACTGATCCGTCGACCGCCTACTTCCTCAACGAACGCGAGCGAAAGATCGCCGCTGAGCGTTTGTTGCGTGAGCACAGGTCTGATCCCGCCAGGAAGGTCACCTGGGCCGATGTCAAGGCTGCTGTTTTCTGCATCCACAACTACACCTGCGCCCtggccttcttcctcatcaacatcaccgtCCAGGGTCTCTCGGTGTTCCtgcccaccatcctcaacgaCCTCGGCTGGACCAACACCCAAGCGCAGCTTTACTCTGTGCCTCCCTACGTGTGCGCCTGCGTGGTTGCCATCGCCGTGGCGTGGCTCAGCGACAAGTCCGGGCAGCGTGGTGTCTGGCTGGGTTCGTTTGCCTGCCTCGCCGTGGTTGGCTTCGCCATCCTGCGATGGGTTGAGAACACCAACGTTCGCTACATGGCCGTGTTTTTTGTCACCATCGGTGCTTTCCCGGGCGGCCCTGGTTTCCTTAGTTGGGCGATGAACA ATTCTGCGGGGCCTTCTGTTCGGGCTGTTACCAGCGCCTATGTTGTCACGCTTGGAACCATTGGTGGTATCGTCGCAAC TTGGACCTACATCTTCTACGACGGTCCCAAGTATCACACTGGccacaccatcaacctcgttGGCCAAATCGTCACGGCATGCTGCGCCCTGTTTGGTGTCTTGTACTGTGCGCGGGAGAACAGGGTTCGGGCCGCTGGAAAGCGCGATCACCGTCTGGAGGGTctgaccgaggaggaggccgaggagctgggcaGCAGACACCCTCGTTTCCGCTACTGGACTTGA